A genomic stretch from Salvelinus sp. IW2-2015 unplaced genomic scaffold, ASM291031v2 Un_scaffold467, whole genome shotgun sequence includes:
- the LOC112068375 gene encoding uncharacterized protein — MPGCFSRLAERVRGRRRPTASTGCSNSFVACFSCLFLFCRVRDCXHVDSDFEEETTVLDEVQLDVPLDDVPDVPQLPVLLNVQNAVIILEDVPDVQTILEEATGNWQLIPIRFSPLYCGPVVIRNNAGPVVKAWRTFQFISPIITYMRGGSQQAVVRMHHVSRVRGLETQLVWAISKETARLSPEGIPYCATKVQSITWIQRVAGRVTHYASHLRHETSVDVTLGCYQQTDVSVVYATLHMGLDGLLSSSAWSEAASFSTPTTQQFTDPEPEGHNCYEGWEEDLLPEEREVPLLNLYLTTKRVEDIALRLVSLRQAFTTLLGSILSRNHLFVAGKVLLGALVQANHMDEAKYIRTYNDFVDYLSDPSKRNDIERELAKANIHHVNMIDVLFELVLFGMMTAQKSLMVHPGGFVERLYALLYSFLPTAANMEPEADRYLLLLNGGLMALLDDMFGQQLAWYFNPESLVTELSSLLEYHLENLMASM, encoded by the exons ATGCCTGGGTGCTTTTCAAGACTGGCGGAGAGAGTGCGTGGACGTCGGCGGCCTACTGCGTCGACAGGTTGTTCAAATTCATTTGTGGCTTGTTTTTCTTGTCTTTTTCTGTTTTGCAGGGTTCGTGATTGTRGACAYGTGGACAGCGACTTCGAAGAGG AAACAACTGTCCTGGATGAGGTCCAGTTGGATGTGCCATTGGATGATGTGCCAGATGTTCCACAGCTGCCAGTCCTCCTTAATGTTCAGAATGCTGTTATCATCCTTGAGGATGTGCCAGATGTGCAGACTATCCTTGAG GAGGCCACTGGCAATTGGCAGTTGATTCCGATTAGGTTCAGCCCCCTGTACTGTGGGCCTGTTGTGATCAGG AACAATGCCGGTCCGGTGGTTAAAGCTTGGAGAACTTTCCAGTTCATCAGCCCCATCATCACCTACATGCGTGGGGGATCCCAG CAGGCGGTGGTGAGGATGCACCACGTGAGTAGGGTGAGAGGCCTGGAGACTCAACTGGTGTGGGCCATCTCCAAGGAGACAGCCAGGCTTAGTCCAGAGGGCATCCCCTACTGTGCCACCAAAGTGCAGTCCATCACTTGGATCCAG CGTGTGGCTGGCAGGGTGACCCACTATGCGTCTCACCTCCGCCACGAGACGTCTGTGGACGTGACGCTTGGCTGCTACCAG CAGACTGATGTCTCAGTGGTGTACGCCACTCTCCACATGGGGCTGGACGGGCTTCTCTCCTCTTCAGCGTGGTCGGAGGCTGCCTCCTTCTCTACGCCCACCACTCAGCAGTTCACTGACCCAGAGCCCGAGGGCCACAACTGCTATGAG GGCTGGGAGGAGGACCTGCTgcctgaggagagggaggttcCTCTGCTAAA CCTCTACCTTACCACCAAGAGAGTGGAGGACATCGCCCTGAGGCTCGTCTCCCTGCGCCAGGCCTTCACT ACCCTGCTTGGTTCCATCCTGAGCAGGAACCATCTGTTTGTGGCGGGAAAGGTCCTCCTGGGCGCACTGGTTCAGGCCAACCACATG GACGAGGCCAAGTACATCCGTACCTATAACGACTTTGTGGACTACCTGAGTGACCCCTCCAAGCGGAATGACATTGAGAGGGAGCTGGCTAAGGCAAAC ATCCATCATGTGAACATGATAGATGTCCTCTTTGAGCTGGTGCTGTTTGGGATGATGACAGCTCAGAAGTCCCTGATGGTG CACCCTGGTGGGTTCGTGGAGCGTCTGTAcgctctcctgtactccttccTGCCCACTGCTGCCAACATGGAGCCAGAGGCTGACAGATACCTGCTGCTGCTCAAT GGCGGGCTGATGGCTCTGCTAGATGACATGTTTGGCCAGCAGCTGGCCTGGTACtttaacccagagtctctggtcaCAGAGCTCTCCAGCCTCCTGGAGTACCACTTGGAGAACCTCATGGCCAGCATGTAG